A stretch of the Candidatus Latescibacter sp. genome encodes the following:
- a CDS encoding RidA family protein → MKSVLLLVLCMLFVIASGCGTSEQKVKELARIEAQKAIDDYKKSFAPVKYEFGIPWEKEWSYAQGVRTGNLIFISGQLAHTRDVKANGQPKMLFGSFEEQYKYALENVKAVVEHFGGTMDDIVYLQNFVDKDAEGLKAGDIWKSPIPILQKYFPKGLQSMIWTAVDDLYGEGELVEVMAIAVVH, encoded by the coding sequence ATGAAATCTGTACTATTGTTAGTGCTTTGCATGTTATTCGTCATTGCCTCAGGCTGCGGCACGAGCGAACAGAAAGTGAAAGAACTGGCGCGCATTGAAGCGCAGAAAGCGATTGACGATTACAAAAAGTCCTTTGCGCCGGTGAAATATGAATTTGGTATTCCCTGGGAAAAGGAGTGGTCGTATGCTCAAGGTGTAAGGACTGGAAATCTGATTTTCATATCAGGGCAGCTTGCACATACAAGGGATGTGAAAGCCAACGGTCAGCCGAAAATGTTATTTGGTTCTTTTGAAGAACAGTACAAATATGCCCTTGAAAATGTCAAAGCGGTTGTCGAGCATTTCGGCGGTACTATGGATGACATAGTGTACCTTCAAAACTTTGTTGATAAAGACGCCGAAGGTTTAAAAGCAGGCGATATCTGGAAATCACCCATTCCGATCCTTCAGAAATATTTCCCTAAAGGTCTTCAATCGATGATCTGGACCGCTGTAGACGATCTATATGGGGAAGGGGAACTCGTCGAAGTAATGGCCATCGCAGTCGTACATTGA